A portion of the Mesobacillus sp. AQ2 genome contains these proteins:
- the prli42 gene encoding stressosome-associated protein Prli42, with translation MRKPNIRKVVVYVMLFTMLASTLLMGLATFL, from the coding sequence ATGCGAAAGCCGAATATCAGAAAGGTCGTAGTATATGTCATGCTTTTTACTATGCTAGCTTCAACCCTTCTAATGGGATTAGCTACTTTCCTATAA